ATTAAAGTGAAAGCTTTTCAAACTCGAGAACCTTCTGGAACAGGAAATTCCTCTGTGTTGACTTTCTTCTGTCCTCTAACACTCATCTGTCTTACTGTTTATTGTACAGTCACTGATGTGATTATCAGCTgggaatataataataatatttagggGAATACAGGATAGCATGAAGATAAGTAATATAATAAGACTAAGAATGAGAATAAGggacatatataaatataataatataataatataataatataataatataaatataataatataataataatataataatataataatataataatataataatataaatataataatcttcTCACAACATGCAGACATAATTCACTGTTTTACATTcacagctttcttttttctctcactctccgTCTATGTTCTCTCCATTACACTGTCACTTTTTATtgaaacctctctctctctctctctctctctctctctctctctgtctctctctgtctctctctgtctctctgtctctctctgtctctctctttgtctctctcactctctctgtctctctctctctgtctctctctttgtctctctcgctcNNNNNNNNNNNNNNNNNNNNNNNNNNNNNNNNNNNNNNNNNNNNNNNNNNNNNNNNNNNNNNNNNNNNNNNNNNNNNNNNNNNNNNNNNNNNNNNNNNNNNNNNNNNNNNNNNNNNNNNNNNNNNNNNNNNNNNNNNNNNNNNNNNNNNNNNNNNNNNNNNNNNNNNNNNNNNNNNNNNNNNNNNNNNNNNNNNNNNNNNNNNNNNNNNNNNNNNNNNNNNNNNNNNNNNNNNNNNNNNNNNNNNNNNNNNNNNNNNNNNNNNNNNNNNNNNNNNNNNNNNNNNNNNNNNNNNNNNNNNNNNNNNNNNNNNNNNNNNNNNNNNNNNNNNNNNNNNNNNNNNNNNNNNNNNNNNNNNNNNNNNNNNNNNNNNNNNNNNNNNNNNNNNNNNNNNNNNNNNNNNNNNNNNNNNNNNNNNNNNNNNNNNNNNNNNNNNNNNNNNNNNNNNNNNNNNNNNNNNNNNNNNNNNNNNNNNNNNNNNNNNNNNNNNNNNNNNNNNNNNATATTTGTCtgctgtttgtttacatgtCTATAACAAGTgacatacaatatttaaatgttaaatatcgCTTCATTTAACAGATGACGACACTGAAAATCattctaaataaaaagaataaaacactgaacagaaaAATTATTGCTCTTTTAAAACACAATGCTGTCAGTTGCATAGTCATTAAATAGTAACTATTCACAAATACATCATATTTATTCACAGCtctaaaactcacacacacacacacacacacacacacacacacacacacacacacacacacacacagatttattacAGAATTTCTCCCTCTAGTGGCAGGCTGCTgtaccaacaccttaaccactgagcctgTGAATTGCTGTAACAGGCCCTCAGCACTCAGGTAAAGTCAGTCACTCTTTGTGAAAGCACGGTTCAATTTTCAGGTAGTTTAACATTAAAAGCGAGCTCTTCCACAAAAGAGAGCATCAAGAAGACTGGAAGAATTTTAcactacaaataaaaactcaaaaaaCCCGTCTGTCCATTAGAGCTTATTTTACACGTTCATCCCCATACGCAGTTTTAAAACGTACGTGTCGAGAACAGAACCTATTCCGGTCAGCAGGTGTCGCTGTTGTCAGCATACAGCCGATGAAcagtcttcattcattcatttattcatgagaAGAGCAAACCAGCACGAGTAGATAAAATAACCAAACCAAGGCAGCTAACCCGAGATCAGGTTTATAATCATTTGAATGAAGTAAACACCCAGATTTCTTCTTAAGGTTTGTCAGTctctcatttttaaatgaagtccACTGACAGAACAAGCAGAAGATATAAGAGCACCTCTTCACAAAGGGAGAGCTTcatgaaaatcatgaaaaacagaggttgtttttttccttattaaacacagattttcgagtgtaaatgtTGTCTCCtgtttctatttatatttattaagtatAATAGTTTAGATCAGTCCTGACTGAAAACTGGGAAATCTTTTTACTGACGATTATAAAATCAATGCATCTGTGAAAATGATCCCAGTACAGTCTAgtattaacaatattaatgaACTTTTAATGCTGTATTTACCAACAGTGCATTTATAAGTTTTAGCTAACTAGTTTTCTTTATAACTTGTTGAAAAAAGCTTTTAATCCAGAATAACTCACTTTGTTAGTATAAGAATTGAGAACATTGAATTCTCATATTATCTGTCAGTTGTAAACATGTAAAAGtgtcatttaataaattattcgTGTTGTTTCTTAGTGACTACTTTTACGTTAATAATTATTACATCTGTAGCAGTAATAAGCTGTTCCCAGGTCAGTGTGTTTCGTACTTCTCTCCATCACAGAGTTTTTAAGCTGAAAATAATCACAGCAATAAACAAGAGAGTTAACAGCTGAAACCAGAAAACCTGAAAAAAGACGACTTGTTTCACAAGTAATAGATTAATaacgattatttatttatttgttttgtttgtttgtttattatttttgcgagtcataaaatataaataactgcATAAATTAATCAATATAAAATGATTGATTGAAATTTAATTCAGCTATAATATTCAGAAATcacaaacatttatacatttatttcctAAACGATCAGACTATAGATGAGTCAGTATAATAAGTGACAGAACCTTTATTTGCATGAAAGTCAGGCCATAACAGAGAAACATTAatttaacaacaataaaacattaattttaaaCACTGTTAAACATCAAGAACATTAAACACGGTTCATAATGATATAGTGAACTTTTATATAAGTTTATGTTTTATCACTGTTATGTATGTTGAATAGTTCTTATAATTCCAAATTTTGTGccatattttgatttttttttatactaaatAATTTCATCGTAGAATAAACACTTTTGATAATGAATCTGTTATAATCAGTAACTTGAAAAGTTACACGATgaagatatatttaaaaaatgtagctTACATGATTTATGTATCATTGCAAATTCATTTAATAACTCATCTAtagtttaaagaaaaagaagcaaaaaaaaaccagaaaaaCTCTTTAAAGCAGTAAGTGATAAGTGATAAATGCTCAGCATCAGCAGCACTGGTTTCTGAACCAACGTCCACCACATTAACTTTCTACACCAGCATCACTAACAGCTGCACATCAGATTAATGCACTGTTTCTGATACcgtatcatttctatagtaacagctcatttacataCTTTCAGAcagtgtgaattgttaaaagcgctatacaaataaattaaattgaattgaaatgaatagaaatgaacAGGAACTGGAAGCTCTACATAAATAACTGATGATATTGTGGAGGTTTTTGTAAGGAAATGTTTAGTAACCTTTATCTAAAGAGTCTCCAGGAGCAGAGCTTTAAAcctgtataaaaagaaatagtAAATTTTTTACGTTTTCCACCACCTTCATTATGGAGTCGATCTTTAATACAGAATAATGAAGACAtcactgtggtgtaagaggaataaaagacttgtggatgtgctgttataggaataTTATGAAGTGTGTACTGAAGTAGGTGAGGTGTGAAGGTGTGATCAGTTCATGGTGAATGTTTCGtactgtactgtggtgtagatGTCTGAATCGTCCTCCATCAGCGGCTCAGTGTGGACGtgtctgtaatcacacacaaacagacacaaaactcacactgttcataataataataataataataataataataataataataatagtaataataataataatggttttAGAGTTTTACCTCCTGCTGAAAAtcacaacaaacaaaatcagTCCAGCTGTCACCACAACAACCATCCAGAAGATCCATGAATTAGAACTTTCTGAACCTTCGAGGATTTTATTTGTTCAACagaaagaacattagtgaacatttaaatattgaagtcaatacaagtttattttttcctgcacTAATAATTTTACACATGTTGTGAGCAGATGGACTCACCCTCCACGTGAAGGCTGATGGTTTCAGATCCTGACGTCTCACCGGTTCCCCAAGTGCAGGTGTAATTCCCAGAATCCCTCAGGGTTAGAGCAGGAAAGTGAAGAATGGGTCCTGATGTATATAAACTCTGGATGTTCTTAGACCACACAAACTGTGAGGAAGTGTTTGTGCAGCTCACATCACACGTCAGATTTAAGGAGTCTCCTTGTTTAAGGGTTCCGTTTCCACTGAGTCTGATTAGTGAcacctttaaatctttttcagagAGCAGGAAAGACGCCACGTCAGTGACTCAGGACTTCTCACACAGATAAAAATCtagttatttaataataaacatcagcTACATGAGTTTTattcatcaaaataaaaatagacgCAAATTTACTTTCACACTTCACTTAGAGAAAAATGTccacaaaataatttactttattcCTTTTGTTCAGGACAGAAAATGATGCAGATaataagtatttaattaataattaatatttacctgTAACTTGTATACTCGCCCCAGGATCACCTGTCCATTTACCATAGGACACATTAGTAATAAATCTGAATCTGTACTCTCCAGAATAACTTAACTGTACATtgtggattaataaagtatagTCTGATTTGTCGTCTCCAGTGAACTTAAAGTCTGACTTGGTGTTTGATGAACTGTCGTAAACATGTGGTGGGGCTTCACACTTATATGTGTTTGAGTTCATCGAGCACCAAAGCTTTTGTATCACCTGATGACCTTGTGgataataataactacatttaatGGAGACACTGAATCCTCTCACAGCACAGATCAGTTTATCAGGATATTTCACAACCCATTTACTGTCCTGAGTGAAAACACCtgtgtagaaataaatagaggttaaaagagactcacacacacacacacacacacacacacacacacacacacacacacacacatctgatcaTAACAGTGCACTGAGAGTGCAGAACATGAGCAAGTTAATtatgttgtgggtttttttattaatcaggATTATTAACCTGAAACTTGAAAAAGGAAACTTAAAATCATTAGTTTTTTATCAGACAGTAATAAAAAGTTTCATACCAGACAACACGAGCAGAATCAGAACCAAGTGCAGCGTCTTCATCTCGTTTTCAGGAACaacttcacacactcactaatggcTTTAAATATGCACACTGAGATCATTGACTCGATGCTGAGCACTGAAAGCTGTTTCTGAAATGAAGAATTGACCAAAATATATCTAGAACACCACAAGAACCGTTTATAAGAGGAAGATGTGCTGCAGCTCACTCAGCATTTTGTCCCCACAgacttttaaatcttttataaatGCATGTGTCCAAATTTAAACCAGTGGTGCatttacatataataaatatatatttaaataaagataagaCTGATATATAAGGTTTGGACAAAAGTCCTTATGTACAGCAGAAAATTTGTATTGAATACCATTGGtcaccatttttctcagtaaatatattttctgcgacattaaattttcaccagatgtcGGTAACAAGCCAAGtaaccatacaaaaaaaaaacaaaagttaaaaaattaaaagttatGTAATAAAATGGAATGACACACGGGAAAAGTCCTGAACACACTCACtgaaatttatttaacatttggtACAAAAGCCATTTTTGCTGATGACAGCTTGAAGACGCCTCCTGTATGGAGAAACTAGTCACATGTGTTGCTCAGGTGTGATTTTGGCCAATTCTTCCACATAAATAGTCTTTACGTCTTGAAGGTTCTGTAGGGTTCTTCTGTGAACTCTGATCTTTAGACCTTTCCATAGATTTTCTATTGGATCAGGTgatatgtgggatgtggtagcctagtggtaaggtgttggactaccaatcggaaggttgtgagttcgattcctacaagctgccactgctgggcccctgagcaaggcccttaaccctcaattgctctgttgtataaaaaaagagcaTGTAAGTCGCGCTggatataagggcatctgctaaatactgtaaatgtaaatgatatgcTGGACTGTTCTAGCATCTTTATTAAATGTGCAATTATCATTGAAAGAAATGTGAGTTtccttgtctgtgtgtttggggtcaacGTCTGGCTGAAATCTCCACACACGggtatcatcatcataatcctGGTAGATGGTAGCAGGCTTTATTAAGaattttatttctgaatttttCAATTCAATCTTCCTTCAATTCTATGAAGTGCCATTTGAGCTCAAAACAGGGTGTATTATGGCATCCAAAGGGCACAACGGGGTCTTGTGTGGTGAGTGTGCATACAGGCCACAGCAGTTTAATGCAttacttattgttttctttaactCTCCTGCAGACTTCGTCTGAattcctatacaaattaggagcaccgagtcaacttgaccttgtatgttttgactgcttataaaaaatgaaagatattGAAAATGAAAGCCTATGAAAGCCAttcttttttcacctttttagtctaacttgtttccaacatattaaaatatattttgcaatatatatatatatatatatatatatatatatatatatatatatatatatatatatatatatatatggtataattaaaccttatttatatacaaaaatgcctcattttttagtaaaataaaaaaaacagacattttgaattattttcactagaGAGGCACAAAAATCGTTGAcgattacaggctggtatatttcaaagccaggagattgttttgacaccattttgaccatttttaatgtcagtaaataataaaacctttttttcccaGGACAAATTGACTTGAtagcttataaatcaaaaattctaattcacatttgtgaacattttacatttgttatgtctattttgcctaccagatgccatctgatcacccaaaaacaggctacacacacacacacacacacacacacacacacaccactcaaaaacatggcattaCATGacttgaatatgaaaacacaacgtgtgtgtgtgtgtgtgtgtgtgtgtgtgtgtgtgtgtgtgtgtgtgtgtgtgtgtgtgtgtgtgtgtgtaaagcttgttggtagaagaagaagggaagagaagataTTATCCttagctggacaaatgcatataacaagtgtgaaatatttacaaatgagcagcttttgttttgtctggaggcccAATGAATTGCAAttcccaatgcttgtgtgtgtgtgtgtgtgtgtgtgtgtgtgtgtgtgtgtgtgtgtgtgtgtgtgtgtgtgtgtgtgtgtgtgttttgggtgcatgtgttagtggacattttatgtgtgcatttttgtgtctgtatgaattttcattgcgctgaaaaggggaAAAGTGTGATCTactgccccactaaatgtggccgagtcAAACTGACTtgggaggacttgaggaggaatgtatttattttactaacacatagttcaacgaaaatagacaaaattaatctttggttgtggaacatttctggtaaatttcaggaatatatgtggaaggaaacccaagttatgacacattaaactttccagatgagtcaaatagaccccaggtctgcacaagggttaaaACAATTGTACCTGCTAATTCCAGGTCTTTCTGAAGCTCTCCAATAGGTGTCCTTGGCTCTTGGACAACTCTTCTGATAATTCCTTTCACTCCTCCGTCAGAAAGCAAAAATGAGATTTCTTTTTGTGTGACACTTTTTTTCATCAGTTGGGACTGAACCAGCTGATGTTAATGTCCACTGACAAGCAGCAGGACTGGTTTCTAATTACTAATAGATTTCAGCTGGTGTCTTGTCTTTCCAAGCTTTTTGCAACTCCCTTTCTCCGTCATTCCATTTTAGTACgtaatttattttaagaacttatttgttttgttttctttgtatgGATAACTTAAGTTACCAAAatctggtgaaaatttcatGGCTCAGAAACATATTTAGTGAGAAAAATGTTGACGTGTTCAATATTTTAACCGCTGTATGTATGTGGATATAAATACTGACTGAGGACTCTGATCATCTTCCTGTTCTATGGTTTAAAGCTATATTAAGTGCAAACTTTGCCTTTTTTCTTCCAGGAACATCTTCTACTTCTCAAATATCATGCTCCAGCTCATACTTCTCAAAACTCAAGTTGTCCCtgaagaagagatgaagatgCTGCAGTTGGTTCTGATTCTGCTCGTGCTGTCTGGTATGAAACATCATCTCACTCTTAGACAGAATTATTCTTCAGACTTTTATTATATGCTGATGGATGTTGTAGTGTGTAGGTTCATTTACTggatcatacacatacacacacacacatacacacacacacagtctagtGCTAGtgaacatttcattttgatctgatGAAAGATTTCTGATTTAGCAGTAAGTAAGTTACAATATCATGatcattaataagaaataaaacacaacattagtaaaattattaaaaccatttaaattGCTCAGGTCCTGGGCTCTGAGTGCACTGTTACGATCCTGAACTATCTCTTGTTTTATTGAagctattacagtatatttaggtGTCATGTCATTATGTACAATGTGTTCTATGTTGGAagttaatagtgttagtgtgggATGTACTGAGCCGATGCTTGTTCTAGTTTCTACATAAAAGTGAAGAGAACTGAATAcaagaaaaaactgaaaaacaagTCCGTGGAGCAGGAGATTCTGCACCTGCTGCACCAGGTTCTGGTTCTCAGAATTTATGTCcatgtcaggatccagcccggacttaGGCATGTGCGTTTGTTTTCGTTCTGTGTCACGTTTCTGCCCCACCCTTGGTTAGGACTCTGCACACATGTTCCTGATGTATTGATTGTCTTGTCTATTTAGCCATGGCTCATTGCCTATGGCATTGTGGAATCCTTGTTGTTGTATTTGTCACATCATTGTCATGTCTCTTGTCGTgtccttgtccctgttttgtatttttatttattaaacctgtttatttttacgctatcctgcatttgggtcatTTTTACCCCGCAttgctgacagaaggattccgccagactcagacccagcaggatagcatcagcctggaccggcttactgtgggagcatttttttttctggactgTTCTTCCTGCCCTGTTTTTTTGGGTGACATCGCTCCACATTTGTTTCCGGTGAGGGTCTTCCTGTTTTCCCCCGGAGGATGCCACCTCACTTCTTACCGGCAGATGATGTCACCAGcctggttttgtttttatttttttctcggTGTCCTGAGACATTGCCACACACCTGTCCAGTGGGGGACAtcgcttcacttcctggttttccCTGGAGGATGCCGCCTTACTTCCTGTCCACAGGGGGTGTTTCAGGGCCATATTTTGCCCatactgtcaggatccagcctggACATtcgccatgtgtgtttgtttatgttctgtgtcatgtgtctgccccacccttggtTATTcctcctgcctctgcacacctgttcctgatgTGTTGATCTATTATATCTGTGTCTTGTCTGTTTAGCCCTGCCACTTTGcctatgtttatttattaaacctgtttatttttacgctatcctgcatttgggtctgtttttacccTGCCTCGCTGACAGTCCATCACTCCAGCATTTGGGGTAAATCCTCTCTCTTTTCGTCTGCTTTTCGTCTGCCACAACAAAAGTAATCCGGTCTCCAAGCAGCACCTTATGCAGTGTAGTGGTAGGTTTCCCCTAGACCTATGCGGCACCCTGTGTGGCTTTGCCTCAGTGATTAGGGCTCGCTTCACCTTGACTAGCACTCTTGCTGGGGACATTTCACTCCTAGATATTTGTTCTCTGGCAGGTTGGTCCTCTCCACACCCTTATCAGGTTATATAACCTGCACCTGTAGCCCACCCCTAGAACTTTGAGCCCACCCCTGGACCTAGAGCCCACTGAGCTTGTTTGTTCCTTTTCATGGCCTCAGGGACAGTTTGTTTTACACCAGACCTCAAGTGGCTAGAACAATATCGCCATCCAGTGGTGGAAACCTGAACCTCGGGATAGTGtccaatttttattttctctttactgAACCTTTGTAATAAAGCCTGTGGTTAATCAGGCTCCTCTGGGTGTGAATTCATGAGTGTGTTTTAAACGTCAACCTTCTAAAAAAGAAGTAATCATGTGATTTATAACttaaacacaatttattgtTCTGTAAGTGTAAAAGATGTGGTTTAACACAGAAGCTGGAAGTATTTACTCAATATGCCATGTGTACAAATAAGTGTGTGATGGTTGTGTTGCAGGTTGTGCAAGTTTCAGTTTTTTGTGTATCAGTTTTATATTAACTAGAAACTTCATGAACATTTCAGTGCCAAATCCGTGTGTACTGCATCCTGTTGAGTAGCAGCTCACTTCGAGCACAACATACAGGAGAAAGGAAGATAGACTTCTACTCTaatttacatataaaacatcaaaaaactgtataaatgttatatttggaaaaaaatctaaaaattgaCAGAATCTTATAGAAATCTTACATAAAGTTATCGAAACTAGAAACGTTAACCCAATAAACAGCCATCTATCATGAAATGAAGTGCAGATGCAACACACAGGAAATGtttctgtgtaatattttaagGCAAAGAGGAAATTGACAAGTTATTAAGCTGAGCATGAGGTGTGAAACTGTGATCAGCTCACTGTGTTACACATTAGCGTAGATTGCAGAATCATCCTCATCCTTCTGGACGTTGGTGTAGATTGCAGAATCGTCCTCATCCTTCTGGACGTTGGTGTAGATTGCAGAATCATCCTCATCCTTCTGGACGTTGTTGTAGGTGCCAGAATTATTCTCGTTCTTCTGCTCGGTGTGGACATTCCTGTGATCACACAAAAAAGGTTTATGAAGGACAGATGATGTGAATTGCTGTTAAAGTTACAATTATATGCTTTAAGTGAGAAAGTATTTTTAAACCCTGTagattatattgtataaaacatGCTGAGATTGACCTCCTTTTGTGAATCACAGCTCCTGTGATGACGACAATCACTCCGGAAGACACACCAACAATGACCCACATCAACCAACGTTCAGGATTTTCAGTGTCGTTATCTGTTAAATGCAGCGATTTTTAACATGTCGATATTATCTGAACATGTCACTTGTTATAGACGTGTTAATGCACATCATGATGAAATTATTTCCATCAGTAATCATGTGAGACATTCAGGATTGTTGTGAGCAGATGGACTCACCCTCCACGTGAAGGCTGATGGTTTCAGATCCTGACGTCTCACCATTTCCCCAAGTGCAGGTGTAATTCCCAGAATCCCTCAGGGTTAGAGCAGGAAAGTGAAGAACGGGTCCTGATGTATATAAACGCTGGTTGTTCTTAGACCACACAaactgtgaggaagtgtgtgtgcagttcacATCACACGTCAGATTTAAGGAGTCTCCTTGTTTAAGGGTTCCGTTTCCACTGAGTCTGATTAGTGAcacctttaaatctttttcagagAGCAGGAAAGACGCCACGTCAGTGACTCAGGACTGAGAGGGTGATGATAATTATAATACTGTCAAGTACTAAAGTATCAAACAAATTCTGTCATTCTTCACTAATATGAGTACAAATGGATTTTCTACCGATTGATTAAAAGATCATAATTTACTAGCAGGATGTTCAAGTGGATTTAAGTTTAAATGATGTCTTCTTGATTAATGTCATCTTGTAATCCAGTGGGGAGTTCAGTATACAAACTATCGTTTTGgatctttaatttaataattaatatttacctgTAACTTGTAGAGTCGCTCCAGGTTCACCTGTGTATTTGTCCTTATCAGTAATAAATCTGAATCTGTAAACTCcagaataactgaactgtacattgtggattaataaagtacagtCTGATTTGTCATCTCCAGTGAACTCAAAGTCTGACTCTATGTTTAAAGAGCTGTTATAAACATGTGGTGGCTTTTTGCATTGGTCTGTGTCTGAGGTTATCGAGCACCAAAGCTTTTGTATCACCTGATGATCTTGTGGATAAGAATAACTACAGTTAATGGAGACACTGAATCCTCTCACAGCACAGATCGGTTTATCAGGATATTTCACAACCCAGTCTCTGTTCTGAGGGAAAACACCTGAAAAACATGTgatgaaaaataattttattcattttatttattatttacacatgTACATAACTGATTAATATCAAACTCTTGTCAGTGAacgatgccttcagtgtgaaaacTAACAGACACCATTAGAGCTCATCTGGCATTTGTCtttactgcactgtacacaatacacatttatacctctatatattcatacattttatacagggacattaacaaacaaacaaataaacaaacaattgtaatattttcaaCTTCTTTCAGTGATTCTCtctttgattttgatttttattttgtatttctttttggatttgtttgcttGACTTTTCTGCCACTAAGGTTCTGACCTTTTTTCCTGATTTTTGTCTCCGTCTTTTGATTACTGTTTGGATTTGTTCTCTGGGGAAGTTTCAATAAATTTGCATATATAACTGAGACCCTCTGTCTCTGAGAATTCTTTACACAATACAATAACTGGACATTTCACAGCCCCAATCCCTCAGTGTCAACAAGGGGAAATTCTGCTGGCTGATCTTTACAACAATATATAAATCTAGGAGTatttctgtatatatgtatacatttaaTAATCATGTTAATACTTTATAATACTGTTAATATATCAACAAATAGTGAATGCATGCAGCAAGATCATCAGTGTTTCTCTGCTCTCCACAAGACACTTTATACTCTCTGTATATATCTGGCACTAAGTGAACCTCACTTAAAATCATCATTAGAAGTGATTTATTAGACAGTAATGAAATGTTCACTGGCATTAGAcagaataatgtgtgtgtgtgtgtgtgtgtgtgtgtgtgtgtgtgtgtgtgtgtgtgtgtgtgtgtgtgtgtgtgtgtgt
This genomic stretch from Tachysurus fulvidraco isolate hzauxx_2018 chromosome 25, HZAU_PFXX_2.0, whole genome shotgun sequence harbors:
- the LOC113657996 gene encoding sialoadhesin-like isoform X3 — protein: MKMLQLVLILLVLSGVFPQNRDWVVKYPDKPICAVRGFSVSINCSYSYPQDHQVIQKLWCSITSDTDQCKKPPHVYNSSLNIESDFEFTGDDKSDCTLLIHNVQFSYSGVYRFRFITDKDKYTGEPGATLQVTDLKVSLIRLSGNGTLKQGDSLNLTCDVNCTHTSSQFVWSKNNQRLYTSGPVLHFPALTLRDSGNYTCTWGNGETSGSETISLHVEDNDTENPERWLMWVIVGVSSGVIVVITGAVIHKRRNVHTEQKNENNSGTYNNVQKDEDDSAIYTNVQKDEDDSAIYTNVQKDEDDSAIYANV
- the LOC113634381 gene encoding uncharacterized protein LOC113634381 isoform X3 — translated: MKTLHLVLILLVLSGVFTQDSKWVVKYPDKLICAVRGFSVSIKCSYYYPQGHQVIQKLWCSMNSNTYKCEAPPHVYDSSSNTKSDFKFTGDDKSDYTLLIHNVQLSYSGEYRFRFITNVSYGKWTGDPGASIQVTDLKVSLIRLSGNGTLKQGDSLNLTCDVSCTNTSSQFVWSKNIQSLYTSGPILHFPALTLRDSGNYTCTWGTGETSGSETISLHVEGSESSNSWIFWMVVVVTAGLILFVVIFSRSVSFVSVCV
- the LOC113657996 gene encoding uncharacterized protein LOC113657996 isoform X2 — translated: MKMLQLVLILLVLSGVFPQNRDWVVKYPDKPICAVRGFSVSINCSYSYPQDHQVIQKLWCSITSDTDQCKKPPHVYNSSLNIESDFEFTGDDKSDCTLLIHNVQFSYSGVYRFRFITDKDKYTGEPGATLQVTDLKVSLIRLSGNGTLKQGDSLNLTCDVNCTHTSSQFVWSKNNQRLYTSGPVLHFPALTLRDSGNYTCTWGNGETSGSETISLHVEENPQHQSVWVIVLVIIGVSVFVSVVSGAVIHNRRRKFTAPEENVGENGEKTRTKPQFSSQVSHVVEEEMLNNEEVIYSSVQLKTTKSSQLNRDPQPDKEVLDKGGDIYASVLKKPNKATKRCDHTEQQKDDSVIYSSVKMT
- the LOC113634381 gene encoding uncharacterized protein LOC113634381 isoform X2, which encodes MKTLHLVLILLVLSGVFTQDSKWVVKYPDKLICAVRGFSVSIKCSYYYPQGHQVIQKLWCSMNSNTYKCEAPPHVYDSSSNTKSDFKFTGDDKSDYTLLIHNVQLSYSGEYRFRFITNVSYGKWTGDPGASIQVTDLKVSLIRLSGNGTLKQGDSLNLTCDVSCTNTSSQFVWSKNIQSLYTSGPILHFPALTLRDSGNYTCTWGTGETSGSETISLHVEGSESSNSWIFWMVVVVTAGLILFVVIFSRRHVHTEPLMEDDSDIYTTVQFKALLLETL
- the LOC113634381 gene encoding uncharacterized protein LOC113634381 isoform X1 — protein: MKTLHLVLILLVLSGVFTQDSKWVVKYPDKLICAVRGFSVSIKCSYYYPQGHQVIQKLWCSMNSNTYKCEAPPHVYDSSSNTKSDFKFTGDDKSDYTLLIHNVQLSYSGEYRFRFITNVSYGKWTGDPGASIQVTDLKVSLIRLSGNGTLKQGDSLNLTCDVSCTNTSSQFVWSKNIQSLYTSGPILHFPALTLRDSGNYTCTWGTGETSGSETISLHVEDKILEGSESSNSWIFWMVVVVTAGLILFVVIFSRRHVHTEPLMEDDSDIYTTVQFKALLLETL